The region ATCATTCTCGCCATAGAACCCATACACAGGTCCCTGGATACGGGCCAGATCTTTAACTTCCGTCGGCCCTGTCCCATAGAATGGGCAGAACGCTTCAATTCCCTCGACGTTGGTCGCGAGACGAAATGTCTGTCCACCACCCCAGCAGAAGCCGATCACCACCACTTTGCCATTCGCAGCGGGTAAAGCTTTGGCATACTCGATTACCCCTTTCAGATCGGCTGTGATCTGATCGGGCGGTAGGGCCGAAATCGCCTTGCGAACACCATCGCCTCCACCTAGTGAAGCCGTCCCCTTACCATCCGGTCCACTGCCTGAAAGCAGATCGGGAGCGATGGCAATCACACCGCGTTCGGCCAGTTGATCGGTCACACCCCGCACCCAATCCGAAAGCCCGAAGATCTCATGGATGACAATCACCACCGGGGCTTTCTTGCTCACTTCCGGAAAGGCAATAAACGAATTCACCTTTCGTGAGCCCGCCGGAATTTCCACATATTCCAGATGCCGGGGAGAATCTTCCAATCGCTTGAGTGCCCATTCCTGAGCCTGTGTCGTCTCGCTTGTGCTCAACCAGCCACAAGCCAGCAGCAGTGCAGCCGATAACCGAACGAGTGTCTGAGACATCGTCATCCTCATATCCTTCCAATTTCTCGTTAGGGATCTGTCAAGAGACGACAAGCCCTGCTGGTCTGTCAGCAAGGCTTGCCGTGGAATCCATCGTTTACTTTTTGACTTGAACTAGGGGCCTACAATCTGCAGCCCGGGAATCGCAGCCCTCAACTCGTCCAGACCCCCACCACTCAGCATGATGCAGTTATTGACAGAGAGCTTCTTGAGTTTCTTCAGAGCAGCCAGTTCTTTCAACGTCGCATCGGTCACTTCTGTCTGCGATAAATTCAATTCGGTTAACTCACCGAACCCTGCAATCGTTTTAGCGGCGGCATCAGTAATGCGGGTCTGCTCCAGATTCAACGCCTTGAGCTTCTTTAAATCTCGAATCGATTCAATCCCTGCATCCGACGTCGTTGTGGCCCACAGGCTCAAATCTTCCAATGAGGTCAGCCCCGCCAAATTCTTCACACCATCATCACCAAAAATCCCCTCTGTGAGATCAAGCTCCACCAGATTCTTAAGCCCACTCACAGCCTCGAGCCCGGGGTCGGTACACAACGTATCCCGCAGGA is a window of Planctopirus limnophila DSM 3776 DNA encoding:
- a CDS encoding dienelactone hydrolase family protein; the protein is MTMSQTLVRLSAALLLACGWLSTSETTQAQEWALKRLEDSPRHLEYVEIPAGSRKVNSFIAFPEVSKKAPVVIVIHEIFGLSDWVRGVTDQLAERGVIAIAPDLLSGSGPDGKGTASLGGGDGVRKAISALPPDQITADLKGVIEYAKALPAANGKVVVIGFCWGGGQTFRLATNVEGIEAFCPFYGTGPTEVKDLARIQGPVYGFYGENDARVNATIAGSTASMKEAGKIYEPVLYKGAGHGFMRAGEAPDATDANKQARMDAWKRLDGILAPLK